The Streptomyces sp. NBC_01275 genome has a segment encoding these proteins:
- a CDS encoding SDR family oxidoreductase, with translation MSNAAQPLKGKVALVAGATRGAGRGIAVELGAAGATVYVTGRSTRAHRSEYDRPETIEDTADLVTAAGGHGIAVPADHLDPAQVRALVDRVADEQGRLDVLVNDIWGGEKLFEWDATVWEHDLDNGLRMLRLAVETHAITSHHALPLLLRHPGGLVVEMTDGTAEYNRDTYRVNFFYDLAKASVLRMAFALAHEIGPRGATAVALTPGWLRSELMLDQFGVREDNWRDALERVPHFAISETPRYVGRAVAALAADPDVARLNGRSLSSGGLAPEYGFTDLDGSRPDAWRYLVEVQDVGKPANTTGYR, from the coding sequence ATGTCGAATGCAGCGCAGCCGCTCAAGGGCAAGGTGGCGCTCGTCGCGGGCGCGACGCGCGGCGCGGGACGCGGGATCGCGGTGGAACTCGGCGCGGCGGGCGCCACCGTCTACGTCACCGGACGCAGCACCCGCGCCCACCGCTCCGAATACGACCGCCCCGAGACGATCGAGGACACCGCCGACCTGGTCACCGCGGCGGGCGGCCACGGCATCGCCGTACCCGCCGACCACCTCGACCCGGCGCAGGTCCGCGCCCTCGTCGACCGCGTCGCCGACGAACAGGGCCGCCTCGACGTCCTCGTCAACGACATCTGGGGCGGCGAGAAGCTCTTCGAGTGGGACGCCACCGTCTGGGAGCACGACCTCGACAACGGCCTGCGCATGCTGCGCCTCGCCGTCGAGACGCATGCGATCACCAGTCACCACGCCCTCCCGCTCCTGCTGCGTCACCCCGGCGGCCTGGTCGTCGAGATGACCGACGGAACGGCCGAGTACAACCGCGACACCTACCGCGTGAACTTCTTCTACGACCTCGCCAAGGCGTCCGTCCTGCGGATGGCCTTCGCCCTCGCCCACGAGATCGGCCCGCGCGGCGCCACCGCCGTCGCGCTCACCCCCGGCTGGCTGCGCTCGGAGCTGATGCTCGACCAGTTCGGCGTACGGGAGGACAACTGGCGCGACGCCCTCGAACGCGTCCCGCACTTCGCCATCTCCGAGACGCCCCGCTACGTCGGCCGCGCCGTCGCCGCCCTCGCCGCCGACCCCGACGTGGCCCGCCTCAACGGCCGCTCCCTCTCCAGCGGAGGACTCGCCCCCGAGTACGGCTTCACCGACCTCGACGGCAGCCGCCCGGACGCCTGGCGGTACCTCGTCGAGGTGCAGGACGTGGGCAAGCCGGCGAACACGACGGGCTATCGCTGA
- a CDS encoding aminotransferase class I/II-fold pyridoxal phosphate-dependent enzyme — protein sequence MHRILADDLSRLPELLQSARDFAAREVTGVSDRPVVGLDRAPGRESLPGEGAGAKGALARFAERWAPGFSGSAGPRYLGFVTGGATPASVAGDWLTSAFDQNVSGAAGSWATALERETVAWLRELFGLGEAHSGAFVTGATVSTTVGLAVAREWVGERLGVDVSRAGAAALGPVEVLSGCPHSSVAKALSVLGVGRDRLRLVPVLPGREAVDVDALEAALAALDGRPAIVVANAGTVDTVDFDDLRAIAALKERYGFWLHVDAAFGGFAALSPAHAHLVDGLDAADSVCVDLHKWLNVPYDAAVQFTRRRDLQVRVFHNAAPYLGPPSGEPDFLHLTPENSRRLRALPAWFSLVAYGRAGHREIVERNVALAARLGEGVGALDRLRLLAPVRLNVVCFTLAEDPTPERVAALADAVAATGEAFLTPTVYGGVPGLRAAFSNWRTSEADTERVLAALTEALSD from the coding sequence ATGCACCGCATCCTCGCCGACGACCTCTCCCGGCTTCCCGAACTCCTGCAGTCCGCCCGCGACTTCGCCGCCCGCGAGGTGACGGGCGTGTCCGACCGGCCGGTGGTCGGCCTCGACAGAGCGCCCGGGCGGGAGAGCCTCCCCGGCGAGGGGGCCGGGGCGAAGGGCGCTCTCGCGCGGTTCGCCGAGCGTTGGGCCCCGGGTTTCTCCGGCTCGGCCGGGCCGCGCTATCTCGGCTTCGTCACGGGCGGCGCGACGCCCGCGTCGGTCGCCGGTGACTGGCTGACGAGCGCGTTCGACCAGAACGTCTCCGGGGCCGCCGGTTCCTGGGCGACGGCGCTGGAGCGGGAGACGGTGGCCTGGCTGCGGGAGCTGTTCGGGCTGGGCGAGGCGCACTCGGGGGCGTTCGTGACCGGTGCGACGGTGTCCACCACGGTGGGGCTCGCGGTCGCCCGGGAGTGGGTGGGCGAGCGGCTGGGCGTGGACGTGTCCCGGGCGGGGGCGGCCGCGCTGGGGCCGGTGGAGGTGCTCTCCGGCTGCCCGCACTCCAGTGTCGCCAAGGCGCTGTCCGTGCTGGGCGTCGGCCGGGACCGGCTGCGGCTCGTGCCCGTGCTCCCCGGCCGGGAGGCCGTGGACGTCGACGCGCTGGAGGCGGCGCTGGCAGCGCTGGACGGGCGGCCGGCGATCGTCGTGGCCAACGCCGGAACGGTCGACACCGTCGACTTCGACGACCTGCGGGCGATCGCCGCCCTCAAGGAGCGGTACGGCTTCTGGCTGCACGTGGACGCGGCGTTCGGCGGCTTCGCCGCCCTCTCCCCCGCCCATGCGCACCTCGTCGACGGGCTCGACGCGGCCGACTCGGTCTGCGTGGACCTGCACAAGTGGCTCAACGTGCCCTACGACGCGGCCGTCCAGTTCACCCGCCGCCGCGACCTCCAGGTGCGGGTCTTCCACAACGCCGCGCCGTATCTCGGTCCGCCCTCCGGCGAGCCCGACTTCCTTCATCTCACTCCGGAGAACTCCCGTCGGCTGCGCGCCCTGCCGGCCTGGTTCTCCCTGGTGGCGTACGGGCGGGCCGGGCATCGTGAGATCGTCGAGCGGAACGTGGCGCTGGCGGCCCGGCTCGGCGAGGGCGTCGGCGCGCTGGACAGGCTGCGGCTGCTGGCCCCGGTCCGGCTGAACGTCGTCTGCTTCACCCTCGCCGAGGACCCGACCCCGGAGCGGGTGGCCGCACTGGCCGACGCCGTCGCAGCGACCGGGGAGGCCTTCCTGACGCCGACGGTGTACGGCGGTGTGCCCGGGCTGCGGGCGGCGTTCAGCAACTGGCGTACGTCCGAGGCGGACACGGAACGTGTGCTCGCCGCGCTCACCGAGGCGCTGTCCGACTGA
- a CDS encoding MFS transporter has protein sequence MQIPSKPDSPWRVPDFRVLFSATALSQLGTNVSYVAVPLIAVAALDATPGQVGALATLSTLAFLLIGLPAGAWVDRMRQRRLLVCADLARAALFASVPLAWWLDALTLGQLYAVVLLNGAATVFFDVGSQSVLPQLVGRGALVQANAAVVSLMAASNVAGRGAGGGLVQLLTAPVAVLCAAVAHLASALQLLAVRRRETERGPAPVQGLRAQIAEGVRHVLGNRELRALALTAAVSNLGSQIVNTMLPILFVRELGLPAGALGLYWGAGGLGLLLGARLARPLAARLGFGRTLAVAGLVLAPAALLAPLNGRGPWLWIAGAGWVLAMFKIGVDNVLGVTLRQRMTPDDLLGRMNATFRFVLTGALAVGAAVSGLLGELVGVRATLWVGAALLAVAFLPVFLSPVRTRRELPRQQATMTVSRTAPR, from the coding sequence GTGCAGATCCCCTCGAAACCCGACTCGCCCTGGCGGGTCCCCGACTTCCGCGTCCTGTTCTCCGCCACCGCCCTGAGCCAACTCGGCACCAACGTCAGCTATGTCGCCGTACCCCTGATCGCCGTGGCCGCGCTCGACGCGACGCCGGGCCAGGTCGGCGCCCTGGCCACGCTCAGCACGCTGGCGTTCCTGCTCATCGGGCTGCCGGCCGGGGCCTGGGTGGACCGGATGCGGCAGCGGCGGCTGCTCGTCTGCGCCGACCTGGCCCGCGCCGCGCTGTTCGCCTCGGTCCCGCTCGCCTGGTGGCTCGACGCGCTCACCCTCGGCCAGCTGTACGCGGTGGTGCTGCTCAACGGCGCCGCGACCGTGTTCTTCGACGTCGGCTCGCAGAGCGTCCTTCCCCAACTGGTCGGCCGCGGAGCCCTCGTCCAGGCGAACGCCGCCGTGGTCAGCCTGATGGCCGCGAGCAACGTCGCGGGACGCGGCGCGGGCGGCGGTCTCGTCCAACTGCTCACCGCGCCCGTCGCCGTGCTCTGCGCGGCGGTCGCCCACCTCGCCTCGGCGCTCCAACTCCTCGCGGTCCGGCGCCGGGAGACCGAGCGGGGCCCGGCCCCGGTGCAGGGACTGCGGGCTCAGATCGCCGAAGGCGTACGACACGTCCTCGGAAACCGCGAACTGCGCGCCCTCGCCCTCACCGCCGCCGTCAGCAACCTCGGCTCGCAGATCGTCAACACCATGCTGCCGATCCTCTTCGTCCGAGAACTGGGCCTGCCTGCCGGTGCGTTGGGCCTGTACTGGGGAGCGGGCGGCCTCGGCCTCCTGCTCGGCGCCCGTCTCGCCCGCCCGCTCGCCGCCCGTCTCGGATTCGGCCGCACCCTCGCCGTCGCCGGGCTCGTCCTGGCCCCGGCCGCACTCCTGGCGCCCCTCAACGGGCGCGGCCCATGGCTGTGGATCGCGGGAGCGGGCTGGGTGCTGGCCATGTTCAAGATCGGCGTGGACAACGTCCTGGGAGTGACCTTGCGCCAGCGCATGACCCCCGACGACCTGCTCGGCCGGATGAACGCCACCTTCCGCTTCGTGCTGACGGGAGCGCTTGCCGTCGGGGCCGCCGTGTCCGGCCTGCTCGGTGAACTGGTCGGCGTGCGGGCCACGTTGTGGGTGGGCGCGGCCCTGCTCGCGGTGGCGTTCCTGCCGGTGTTCCTCTCCCCGGTTCGTACCCGCCGTGAACTACCGCGACAGCAGGCGACCATGACGGTCAGTCGGACAGCGCCTCGGTGA